In Chryseobacterium sp., the genomic window ATATCAACTAGTGATCCTGGAATACCTGTAAACTGTTCTGCTACGTGGAAAGGTTGAGATAAGAATCTCTGAACTTTTCTTGCACGGTAAACAACTGATTTATCTTCTTCAGAAAGTTCTTCCATACCAAGGATAGCGATGATATCCTGAAGTGCTTTATATCTTTGAAGGATTTCTTTTACTCTTTGAGCACAGTTGTAGTGATCGTGACCAATCACTTCAGGAGCTAAGATTCTTGAAGTAGAAGCCAGTGGATCTACCGCTGGGTAAATACCTAATGAAGCAATCTTTCTGTCAAGTACCGTAGTTGCATCCAAGTGGGCAAAGGTAGTTGCAGGAGCAGGGTCAGTTAAGTCATCCGCAGGTACGTAAACCGCCTGTACTGAAGTAATTGAACCATTTTTTGTAGAAGTAATTCTTTCCTGCATCGCCCCCATTTCAGAAGCAAGAGTTGGTTGGTAACCTACCGCTGAAGGCATACGACCAAGAAGTGCAGACACCTCAGAACCAGCCTGTGTAAAACGGAAGATGTTGTCTACGAAGAAAAGTACGTCTCTACCTTGTCCGCTTTCTCCACCATCTCTATAGTACTCAGCTAATGTAAGACCTGAAAGGGCTACTCTCGCTCTTGCACCTGGCGGCTCGTTCATCTGTCCGAAAACGAATGCAGCTTTTGAATCTTTCATCACTTCTAAATCTACTTTAGAAAGATCCCAACCTCCGTTTTCCATAGAATGCATGAAATCGTCACCATACTTGATAATTCCTGATTCCAGCATCTCTCTTAAAAGGTCATTTCCTTCTCTCGTTCTTTCACCTACTCCGGCGAATACCGAAAGACCTCCGTGTCCTTTTGCAATATTGTTAATCAACTCCTGGATCAATACTGTTTTACCTACACCGGCACCCCCGAACAAACCAATTTTACCTCCTTTTGCGTAAGGCTCAACTAAGT contains:
- the atpD gene encoding F0F1 ATP synthase subunit beta, coding for MANQIKGKISQIIGPVIDVVFTDVESVPSIYDALEITKENGEKVVLEVEQHIGEDTVRCIAMDATDGLKRGQDVIGYGNPITMPIGEAVNGRLFNVVGDAIDGLQSISKDGGLPIHREAPKFDQLSTSAEVLFTGIKVIDLVEPYAKGGKIGLFGGAGVGKTVLIQELINNIAKGHGGLSVFAGVGERTREGNDLLREMLESGIIKYGDDFMHSMENGGWDLSKVDLEVMKDSKAAFVFGQMNEPPGARARVALSGLTLAEYYRDGGESGQGRDVLFFVDNIFRFTQAGSEVSALLGRMPSAVGYQPTLASEMGAMQERITSTKNGSITSVQAVYVPADDLTDPAPATTFAHLDATTVLDRKIASLGIYPAVDPLASTSRILAPEVIGHDHYNCAQRVKEILQRYKALQDIIAILGMEELSEEDKSVVYRARKVQRFLSQPFHVAEQFTGIPGSLVDIKDTIKGFNMIMDGELDHLPEAAFNLKGTIEEAIEAGQKMLAENA